A window of Deltaproteobacteria bacterium genomic DNA:
CTCGGGGCCGCCACCTCCGCGAGCGCGTCGATCGCGTTCTCGAGCAGGTTGACGAGCGCCTGCTGCAGCTTCTCGCGATCGGCGCGGGCCACGACGCCGGCGCCGAGGTCGAGCTCGACCCCGATGCCCGCCGCCTCGAGCCGCGGCCGCAGCGTCTCCACCGCGTCCCGTGCGAGCTCGGCGACGTCGACCGCCTCGAGGCGGAAGTCCTCGCGGCGGGCGAAGCGCAGCAGGGCCGCGACCTGCCGCTCCACCCGCTCGAGCTCGGCGAGGATGATCGCATGCTCGGTGGCGAACGGCGCGCCGGCCTCGCGGGCGAGCTGCTGGGCGAGGCTGCGCGCGGCCGTCACCGGGTTGCGGATGTCGTGCGCGATGCGCGCCGCCATCTCGCCGATGGCGGCCAGCCGCTCGGCGTGGGCGAGCGAGCGCTCGACGGCCACGGCGCGCGTCAGCAGCTGGGCCGCGTCGAGCACGAGCGCCAGCTGGTTCGCGACGGCATCGAGCCCCTCGTCGTCGCGGTCGCTGAAGCTGGCGCCGAGGAGGTCGGTGGTCACGAAGAGGTGCCCCCAGTGGCCGCGCGGACTGGCGACCGGCGCGACCGCCACGACGTCGGCCTCGATCAGCGCGTCGCGGAGCGGGAGGGGCAGCTCGCGGAACCGGCCGAGCCCGAAGGCGTTGTGCGGCAGGGCGGTCGCATCGCGCGGCCAGACCCGCTCGAGAGGCTTCACCCTGAAGGCGCCGTGCACGACGGTCTCGCCGCCGGCGAGCAGGACCGCCGCGCCGCGGAACTGCATCGCCCGCGCCATCTCGGCCAGTGCGCGGCGGCAGCACTCGACGACGCCGAGGTCGGGAGACAGCGCGTGCAGGAGCGCCTGCGCCTCGGCCCATCGATGCCAGCTCCGCCGAAGGAGGAAGCGATCGACCGCCGACCCTACCCACGATCGCGCGGGCATGAGGACGAGGACGACCCCGAGGATCGCACCGATGTCGGCGAGGCGGCGGACCTCCGGGTCCAGGCCTCGAGCGGCGAGCGCCTGGACGCCGAGGTACGCCGACGCCGTTGCGGCGATCATGACGACCGTGGTCACGACGCCCCGCAGGATCTCCCCGAGATCCCGGACGACGAAGGGGACCGCGATCAGGATGCCGCCGGCCGCGTGGAGCACGAAGAAGCTCATGACGGCCGGGGAGCGTTCCCAGCCGGCCAACGCCGAGAGTAAGTCGATGCCACGGGCGCCGGGAGCCAGCACCCCGGCCAGGACGCAGAGGAACCCGAGCGCAGCCGTGAGGGCGTCGGCGAGGCTGTGCTCCGCGAGCCTCCCCGGCCGCCACGCTCCGCACCTGGCGAGACGAAACACGTCCTGCATGCAGAGCGCAGCGAGGACGACGAAGTAGCCCGTGAAGAGCGCGAAGAAGCCCAACAAGCCGTGCTCGGGCAGGTGCACGATCCTCAGGTCCGCGAGCACGAAGAACGTCGCGGCCACGAGGGCCGACCCGTAGTTGACGGCCAGCCAGCCCCGCCTCGGGGCCTCGGCCCGGATCGGCCACAGGAGCACGAAGTGTCTGGCGGCGGCCATCAGCGCCACCACGTTGGTATCGCTCGCCGCGAGCAGGACGGCGCTGAGCCTGTTCCCCTCTCCCCGGAGATGCGAGGCAAGCAGCGGAAAGAGGCTCCACAGCGCGTAGTGCATGGCCACGAGGCAGGTGAGCGCCAAGAGGACGCGCTGCACCGTCCCCTTCGAGCCCCGCTTGCGGGTGAAGCGCGAGATCGCCTGGGCCATCACGGCCCAGACGAGCGCCGGGATGAAGGTCAGCGCGGCGGCGATCAGCTGGAACGTCGCGGGATCACTCACGGAGCCCCCTGGCGGTCCATGGCAAGGCTGATGCCAGCCATGGAGCGTAGGTATATACCGCGGTCAGTGCCCGTCGCGCAGGGGGAGGATGCCTACTGCGCCATGCAGCCCGGTGCAGTCCGGGTCTTGCGCCCGGCCCCGGGACCTGCCGGCGCCAGGGCCCGTGAATGCGGGAAGATCGCGGCGGCGACCAGCCCCGCCTTGCCTGGCACGGTCCGTGCGTCTCCACGGCGCAGCCGCACGCCACGGACGCCGCTGGAAAGGAGACGCGAAATGGAGGCTGCCATCCCGCTCGGTTCCGTTCCTCGAGAAGAGCGCCCGCGGGCCAAGGAGCCGTATGCGGCTCTCCTCGGCCGCCTCAGCCGCCAGTCGGTGGTGAAGCACTTCGACGCCTACGCCGACGTCGACTGGGAACGCGCGGAGCACCGCATCGATCCCGAGGACCCGCGCTGGGAGCTCGGGGACGACGCGCTCGCCGCCACGAGCTGGTATCGCGCCCTCCCGCCCGGCACGCGGGCGCGTCTCGGGCTCCACCTGATCGCCACCAAGATGAAGATCGGCGCCCAGTTCGAGAACGTGCTGCAGCGCGGGCTCCTCGAGTTCGCGCTCGGGCTCCCGAACGGCGCCCCCGAGTTCCGCTACGTCTACCACGAGGTCATCGAGGAGGGGCAGCACTCCCTCATGTTCCAGGAGTTCGTCACCCGCACCGGGTTCGACGTGCCCGGCCTCGGGTTCTGGGACCGGCTCGGCTCCCGCCGCGTGCTCGGTGCCGCGCGCCGCTTCCCTGCCCTCTTCTTCATCTTCGTCCTCGGCGGCGAGGACCCGATCGACCACGTGCAGCGCACGGAGCTCACGAGCGGCCGCCCGATCCACCCGCTGCTCGAGCGCATCATGCGCATCCACGTCACGGAGGAGGCCCGCCACCTGTCGTTCGCGCGTCACTACCTGCGCGCGCACGTACCGCACCTGAAGCCCGCGGCGCGCGCCTCGCTCGCCCTCCAGGCGCCGCTCATCCTCGGGCCGATGGCGCAACTCATGATGCGACCGTCGGCGGAGATCGTCGGGACGTACGGCATCCCGAAAGAGGTGGTCGCCGAGGCCTACACGCGGAACCCGCGCCACCGGGCAAAGACCGTGGAGGCCCTCGGCAAGGTCCGCGACCTTTGCCGGGAGATCGGCATCGTCACGCGCTGGTCGCTGCCGCTGTGGCAACGCATGGGGATCTGGGAGAATTGAGCAACGGCGGACGCCGGCGAATCAACGATCTCGATGAGGGCGGGCTTCGACCCGTTCAACCCCGAATTCCAGGCCGACCCCTAGCGTTCTGAACTGGGTCACCGAGGCGCCGCTTTCGGGCGGCTGCCGCCGGCTAGGGTGATTCAGCCCCCCCCCGGGAATCTCCCCTCCTGTCGGGATGGTCGGTTCCGCGCCGCATATGTCAATTTGTTGCGGCACGCCAAGCCGGCAGGCTTTCAGAGATCTTCATGGCCAAGAGTCTTCGGGAATGGATCGACTCGGAGGTGCAGCCGGTGCGGGCAAAACCCCTCACCTGGCTTTCTGATGAGCACTTCTTCCGCGATCCGTTCCGTCCCACCTACCAGGACACCGCGTTCTTCTTTGCCCCGGCGGACGGGATCATCCTGTACCAGAAGACGGTCGAACCCGATGAGCCCATCGTCGAGATCAAGGGGCGATACTACTCGCTTCGCGACGCCCTCCGCGACGCCGCCTATGACCGGCCGAGCCTGGTCATCGGCATCTTCATGACCTTCTTCGACGTCCACGTGAACCGCATACCCTTCCCCGGTCGCCTGTCGTATCGGGAGGTGGAGCCCCTGGACACCCACAACCACCCGCTGCTCGCCGTCGAGAAGGGAATCCTCGACGAGCTGCACATCAACTTGGAATCCGCGGGCTACCTGCACCAGAACCAGCGGGTCGTCAACCGTGTCGATGCTTCCGAGCTCGACCAGTCGTACTACGTCCTGCAGATCGCCGACTACGACGTGGACTCGATCATCCCCTTCCAGCTCAAGCAGAACCGGCCTTGCAACCAAGGCGAGCGCTTCTCGCAAATCCGCTTCGGATCGCAGGTCGACCTGATCGTTCCGCTGTCCGATCGGTTCGACTTTGTCCCGACGAACGAGACCTCGATGCACGTCCAGGCGGGGGTCGACCCCGTGATCCGCATCGTTGAAAAAGGGAGCTCCAGGATCGCCCGGGAGCCCGGAGGTGACCCATGGCCCAATCGGTCCTGACCGCGGAGCAGGAACGCCAACCCGCCGTCCTCGAAAACCTCAGCCCCGGTACGCTGACCCGGCCCGCCTTCGTGATGAACCTTCCCTTCTCGTTCTCCACCGAGCAGGCCAACAACCCCTGGATGGAGGACATGCCCCTCGAGAAGCGAAGGGTCGACCGGAGGCTGGCGATCGTCCAGTTTCTTCGCGTCTACCGCTACCTCGCCTCCGAAGCCGTCGTCTACCTCGTCCCGACTCCGCGGAACTGCGGCCTGCAGGATCTGGTCTTTACCGCGAATCTCGGCGTCGTCCTGGAGCACGTGCCCCAGAGGGACGTCGTCGTCATTTCCAACTTCACGTCGAAGCCGCGATGGGGTGAAACGGAGATCGGGGTCGATTTCTTCAAGGCGATGGGCTACCGGGTCTACGTGGCCCCGTCCAGGTTCGAGGGGGACGCCGAGCTGAAGCACCTGCAGGACAACGTCTACGTCGGCGGCTACGGCACCCGTTCCGAGCGGGACACCTACGAGTGGATGGAGAAGACGTTCGGCATGAAGGTGATCAAGGTGAGGCTGAGCGACCCGTACCTGTACCACCTGGACTGCTCCGTATTCCCGATCACCCGCGAGAATACCCTGGTTTGTACCGAGCTTTTCGAGGCGGAAGAAGTCGCCGAGATCGAGAGTCACACCAACATCATCGATGTCTCCGTGGACGTGTGTTACTCGGGTATCTGCAACTCACTGCGCCTCTCCAACGCCCTTCTGAATGCATCTCACATCCACGACCTCAAGGCCGGGACGGAAGAGTATGCCCACGAACTGACCAAGAACCGCCGGATCGAGGACATCGCCGTCAACCTCGCCCTCGGCGTGACTTTCT
This region includes:
- a CDS encoding diiron oxygenase, which gives rise to MEAAIPLGSVPREERPRAKEPYAALLGRLSRQSVVKHFDAYADVDWERAEHRIDPEDPRWELGDDALAATSWYRALPPGTRARLGLHLIATKMKIGAQFENVLQRGLLEFALGLPNGAPEFRYVYHEVIEEGQHSLMFQEFVTRTGFDVPGLGFWDRLGSRRVLGAARRFPALFFIFVLGGEDPIDHVQRTELTSGRPIHPLLERIMRIHVTEEARHLSFARHYLRAHVPHLKPAARASLALQAPLILGPMAQLMMRPSAEIVGTYGIPKEVVAEAYTRNPRHRAKTVEALGKVRDLCREIGIVTRWSLPLWQRMGIWEN
- a CDS encoding phosphatidylserine decarboxylase, whose protein sequence is MAKSLREWIDSEVQPVRAKPLTWLSDEHFFRDPFRPTYQDTAFFFAPADGIILYQKTVEPDEPIVEIKGRYYSLRDALRDAAYDRPSLVIGIFMTFFDVHVNRIPFPGRLSYREVEPLDTHNHPLLAVEKGILDELHINLESAGYLHQNQRVVNRVDASELDQSYYVLQIADYDVDSIIPFQLKQNRPCNQGERFSQIRFGSQVDLIVPLSDRFDFVPTNETSMHVQAGVDPVIRIVEKGSSRIAREPGGDPWPNRS
- a CDS encoding amidinotransferase; translation: MAQSVLTAEQERQPAVLENLSPGTLTRPAFVMNLPFSFSTEQANNPWMEDMPLEKRRVDRRLAIVQFLRVYRYLASEAVVYLVPTPRNCGLQDLVFTANLGVVLEHVPQRDVVVISNFTSKPRWGETEIGVDFFKAMGYRVYVAPSRFEGDAELKHLQDNVYVGGYGTRSERDTYEWMEKTFGMKVIKVRLSDPYLYHLDCSVFPITRENTLVCTELFEAEEVAEIESHTNIIDVSVDVCYSGICNSLRLSNALLNASHIHDLKAGTEEYAHELTKNRRIEDIAVNLALGVTFFNLSEYLKGGALLSCMVMHLNRNSYELSLL